Within Anopheles ziemanni chromosome 2, idAnoZiCoDA_A2_x.2, whole genome shotgun sequence, the genomic segment TACTTAAGAAGTGGTAGATATGGTGAATTTGCCATTGTTCTAGGATGTTCCTACCGACTTTCAAACGAACCGACTCATCCAGGGCGCCGGTCCGATCTGCGTCTACATCATGGACTGCCTGGCGACGCAAGCCCTTAAGCTGACCAAGTTCCAGATCCGGCGCCCCGAGTGCCGCAAGGAGGACGACCCGATGGTGGACCTGATCGAGAACGATTCCGAGATCATCCTTGAAAAGGTGGAAGAGGAGCAGATGGCGGGCGTTAGTGACGAGAGCGACGACGAGGGTCGTAATGGGATGTTCGATCTGAGCTTCTCCGATCCGGGTCGGTCGGGAATTGGAGCGATCGGAGCGAACGCCCGTAAGGAACCGGGTCGGGAGTACAAGGTGGACTCCCTCTCAGACAGTGAAGCGTGGAGGTTGGAGCTGGAGCGGGTGCTGCCCCAGCTGAAGGTAGTCGTAAAGACGGACCCACGCGACTGGCGAGCACATCTTGAGCAGATGCGAAGCCTCCGGAGTAACATCGAAACGGTGAGTATTTGAAAATCATGGTCCACATCGATACTAAATATAACCTTCCTTTCTCACACCTTCCAATCATGTCCGAAGGCAACCGAGGAAACCGACAGCCACCTTCAGAAGCTGCAGTCCGACATTGGCTACGTGATGGAGAAAATTGAAAGCCGAGAGCGGCACCTCAACAACGACCTGAAGGAGCTGATCGGCCAGTACAAGACGATCCTGATCGAGTACAATCAGCTGACAGGGCAGATCAAACAGGCGGAACAGGAAAAGGTGGAACATGAGCACGAGCTTTCGAAGATCACCAACGAGTTGGAAAACGTAAAGATCCAGATGGAACAGCGCGGAAACTCGATGACCGATGGCAGTAAGTCACAAGAAGGACATCCCACTTGGAAGCGTAACCGAGGAGTCGTTAACTGTGTTTCTTATCCTTCTTCCTTCGATTATCCTAGGTCCCCTAATCAACATCAAGAAGGCGATCTTCCGCATCAAGGAGGAACTGTGCGAGATGGACATCAAGATTGGCGTGATGGAGCACTCGCTCAACTCGGAAATTATCAAACAGAGCGCCCAATACGCCGAGCTTGACTCCCTCGTTATGGCAGCGCATTGAAAAGCATTGAGCAAAACCATGGAATACATCGATTTGATCATGGTATAgagaatgtaataaaatattaaaataaggaGGACGCAAGcgaaagaatgttttattttaaatagatCATGTATCTCACAGAACTGTAATAAactaaagtaaacaaaatttaaagttaTAAGAACGTTTTTAAACCAAGCAGaatgtttaaacaaattttcttaCCTTCTTTAgatgttattttttcacatCCCCTTAAAATGTGTCTTCCAGTCCCCCCAAAACAATTTCGACAAGATTGAATCCACCCTTTACCAACAAACTCTTTCCGTACAGTACTCCTCTATAATTTGTGTGATCCCTAAGGACACAAAGCACACATTATCTCCAATCATACAGTGTTTGTTTAAGCCTTCGTCAAGCCCTTGAATCCACAAACTCGTTGATGAACTATCGGTCGAAACTAACCACACCTTTCACTAACCACTCGCACGTAATAGCATTTTCCAAGTTTCTTGAGGCCAAAACACCTAACCCACGAGGCATATCAAGGATGTGAAGAAGGAAACGACGTGATGGTAAGCAAAACCTCCATGGGGATAGAATATCCCACCGAAAAAGATTGTGGAAAATCATACAGCTGCGAACTGCGTAACCCCTAATCAGCTTGTTTACATAAAGCTGGGACAGGCTGCGGCGAGTCGCAGGGTTTGGTCTCCTGTTGGGCCAAGTCGTTTGTACGATCGCGATCTTGTTAGCCAATACAATTATGTGTCTGAAAAGCACAAAGTACAGTAGAGCATCCAAGTTGGCGTTGTGTTGCGGTAAAGAAAACACCACGTGTTGTTTTCTCCTCTTTTGTTCGCCTTTCTTTTCTAACTTTTCCGCAAGACAAAACATACTTTAAATAAGATACTTAATACTGTAAAATAAGTAAACACAGCGGTCGTTGAATCTATCGTTGAAATGATCGTTTATTAAATCTAATAGTTTTTCTTGTTCGTTTCACCACCCTTTTGTAGGTTTCTCATTCGTTTCTTTTACCAACCCTATCGAACCCATAAACGGGCTGCAGCAATTACTTGTTTCGTTGcccattttttcatcatttccatACGAACAGAGCAGCAGTATTAGCGGTAGTAGTTATAGTAGTAGTGTAGTGCCAGTTGTGTTGTAATAGTACATAGTCAGAGTAATTGTATCGATGCAGCGGAGTAGCAATGCAGCGtgacattaaaaacaaatatcgctCGTATCGCCCattaatttacaaaatacATACTGCTCCCTTTTTGTCTTgtctgtttcgttttgtttcgtttgcccGTTTTCCAAAATGTTCCACTTGTACACTTTTACAATCATTTGATTTCTTCTTTAGGTTTTTtgcttacttttcttttttcttgtataTATATAGAATATTTCATTTGTATTTTAGCACTAAATTCATCAACAGCCGTAATTTATCGGACGACCTCGGTCGTTTGCTTAAGCTGGCTCTCAAGTGTTAGCTCACACGCTGCACTCTACGAATTTTCGTAAGAAAGTTTTACGTTTCAGATAGAATAGAAAACTTCCAACAAGATCGAATCCGATCAGTTCAGTTCAGTTTACATCGTTTCACATTTTCTCGGCTacaattattttctattttacaaTGCCTTATCCTTATATGCCATACTGCAACCGCTTCTTGCTCGCACCTCGCCATCGATCCTCTACTATTCGCACAAATTATCAcccacgtgcgtgtgtgttagtgtgtgtgtatatgcgGTGTACGGGACTTCGAATTATTGTAATTCGAAGCAATCAAACATacaccacatacacacacacacacaaacccacacacTGCCTACATACAAATTGGCAGAATCGGGGGGAAATGTTCGATGATGGCCTTTCCCTAACCCATTCATTCCCCACTATCTTACTTTTATCACCTCAGTTTCCACCTGCACGAACATGCTCTGTACGTCCTCACGGAAAGGACATTCCTTATTTTGCtctcgtgtttttgttttatgctgtTGTCTGTACAAAAAACTGTGTTCTGGCATAAAACACGAAAATCGTTCTTTACTCCGCCACTCCACCCTCCGTCCCGTCACGTTTGTTGGCTTTTCGCGCGTTTCAGGTCCCCTGCAGCCATTTTGATCATAAGCGTAACGGTTGAACTTTTTTAACTAACAGTAATCGCCTCGCAGTACTTCTATTCGCTCAGTGTCGTTTCCTTATCTATTTTAAGGTGTACTTAATTTTA encodes:
- the LOC131281879 gene encoding intraflagellar transport protein 57 homolog; its protein translation is MFRNEYNLAMERDQGGVSSVSSFQVDDLMEKLKLLNYERLLLKEMKMKQINRYYFLRSFNPGEQFFMFTSICAWLIRKIGKTFDQPQEFDDPNIVISRIIKVLQEMDVPTDFQTNRLIQGAGPICVYIMDCLATQALKLTKFQIRRPECRKEDDPMVDLIENDSEIILEKVEEEQMAGVSDESDDEGRNGMFDLSFSDPGRSGIGAIGANARKEPGREYKVDSLSDSEAWRLELERVLPQLKVVVKTDPRDWRAHLEQMRSLRSNIETATEETDSHLQKLQSDIGYVMEKIESRERHLNNDLKELIGQYKTILIEYNQLTGQIKQAEQEKVEHEHELSKITNELENVKIQMEQRGNSMTDGSPLINIKKAIFRIKEELCEMDIKIGVMEHSLNSEIIKQSAQYAELDSLVMAAH